The following are from one region of the Gryllotalpicola protaetiae genome:
- a CDS encoding sugar phosphate isomerase/epimerase family protein has translation MLRIGMSTSCVYPLPVEHGFRLARDAGFDGVEVMVTRDEKTQSADALLRLSERYEQPILSVHAPVLLLTHFVWGRDPRVKLAKSAELAASVGAPTVVVHPPFRWQADYAVDFLDIVREIAADSGVEIAVENMFPWKAAGRAMKAYMPGWDPTGFDCDAITLDFSHASLAGQSSLELAVGFGSRLRHIHLCDGSASNSDGRIFDEHALPGHGTQPVAEVLAMLAARKWDGSIVAEVNTRKARSDEERLAMLVETVDFARLHTAQPERAAASVGA, from the coding sequence ATGTTGCGCATTGGAATGAGCACCTCGTGCGTGTATCCGCTGCCGGTGGAGCACGGGTTCCGGCTTGCACGCGACGCGGGCTTCGACGGCGTCGAGGTCATGGTGACCCGTGACGAGAAGACCCAGAGCGCCGATGCGCTGCTGCGCCTCTCCGAGCGCTATGAGCAGCCGATCTTGTCGGTGCACGCGCCCGTGCTGCTGCTCACCCACTTCGTCTGGGGCCGCGACCCGAGGGTGAAGCTCGCGAAGAGCGCAGAGCTCGCGGCATCCGTCGGCGCGCCGACCGTCGTCGTGCACCCGCCGTTCCGCTGGCAGGCCGACTATGCCGTCGACTTCCTCGACATCGTGCGCGAGATCGCGGCGGATTCCGGCGTCGAGATCGCCGTCGAGAACATGTTCCCCTGGAAGGCGGCCGGCCGCGCCATGAAGGCGTACATGCCCGGCTGGGATCCGACCGGCTTCGACTGCGACGCCATCACCCTCGACTTCTCGCACGCCTCGCTCGCCGGTCAGAGCAGCCTCGAGCTCGCGGTCGGCTTCGGCTCGCGGCTGCGGCACATCCACCTCTGCGACGGCTCGGCGAGCAACTCCGACGGGCGCATCTTCGACGAGCACGCGCTGCCCGGCCACGGAACGCAGCCGGTCGCCGAGGTGCTCGCCATGCTCGCCGCGCGGAAATGGGACGGGTCGATCGTCGCCGAGGTCAACACCCGCAAGGCGCGCAGCGACGAGGAGCGCCTCGCCATGCTCGTCGAGACCGTCGATTTCGCCCGCCTCCACACCGCGCAGCCCGAGCGCGCTGCGGCTAGCGTGGGGGCATGA
- a CDS encoding glycoside hydrolase family 15 protein, which translates to MSQAIEDYALIGDCFTAGLVGADGCLDWLCLPRFDSPSVFGSLLGDEDDGRWLLAPTAADAASKRRYDGAGFTLVTHWTTPTGEVEVVDVMPIGRGRVDVVRRVRGLTGSVELRQEIRFRFDYGATVPWVSQNRDRDPVELVAIAGPNAVVLRGPAVRGHDHQHSGTFTVSAGETVDLVLTWFPSHRALPEALDVDAALARTSTWWQGWLDRGTHDDDPRYQELVLRSLLVLRALTHESTGGIAAAATTSLPEQFGGGRNWDYRFVWLRDAALTIHVLARHDFEDEADRWRQWMLRAIAGDPADLQIMYGLGGERWLPERELTSLAGYQGASPVRVGNAASEQFQADVIGEVMLAFSAARDAGLEDNAVSWGLQRALLGHLEKVWAVPDQGIWEIRGEARAFTHSRAMSWAAFDRGVEAVEKHGLHGPARRWAELRDSIRRTIDENHVDKATGAFVQYAGAVHVDAALLQLPQIGFCEPDDPRMLATVAQIEAELVHDGFVDRYVSGSGVDGLPAGENPFTACSLWLAEQYARSGRRDDAVALIDRVAGIANDLGLLSEEYDPVAKRQAGNTPQALSHLAFVRAVDALSDAEMTR; encoded by the coding sequence ATGTCGCAGGCGATCGAGGACTACGCGCTCATCGGCGACTGCTTCACCGCGGGGCTCGTCGGCGCCGATGGCTGCCTCGACTGGCTGTGCCTGCCGCGCTTCGACTCGCCCAGCGTGTTCGGCTCGCTGCTCGGCGACGAGGACGACGGGCGCTGGCTGCTGGCGCCGACCGCGGCGGATGCCGCCTCGAAGCGCCGCTACGACGGCGCGGGGTTCACCCTCGTGACGCACTGGACCACTCCGACCGGCGAGGTCGAGGTCGTCGACGTCATGCCGATCGGCCGCGGGCGCGTCGACGTGGTGCGCCGTGTGCGCGGGCTCACCGGCTCGGTCGAGCTCCGGCAGGAGATCAGGTTCCGCTTCGACTACGGCGCGACCGTGCCGTGGGTCAGCCAGAACCGGGACCGCGACCCGGTCGAGCTCGTCGCGATCGCGGGGCCCAACGCGGTCGTGCTGCGGGGTCCTGCGGTGCGCGGGCACGACCATCAGCACTCCGGCACGTTCACGGTGTCCGCGGGCGAGACGGTCGACCTCGTGCTCACCTGGTTCCCGAGCCACCGAGCACTGCCCGAGGCGCTCGACGTCGACGCGGCGCTCGCGCGCACCTCCACCTGGTGGCAGGGGTGGCTCGACCGCGGCACGCACGACGACGATCCCCGCTATCAGGAGCTCGTGCTGCGCTCGTTGCTGGTCCTGCGCGCGCTGACCCACGAGTCGACCGGCGGCATCGCGGCGGCGGCCACCACGTCGCTGCCCGAGCAGTTCGGCGGCGGCCGCAACTGGGACTACCGCTTCGTCTGGCTGCGCGACGCGGCGCTCACGATCCACGTGCTCGCGCGCCACGACTTCGAGGACGAGGCCGACAGATGGCGGCAGTGGATGCTGCGTGCGATCGCCGGCGATCCCGCCGACCTGCAGATCATGTACGGTCTCGGCGGCGAGCGCTGGCTGCCGGAGCGTGAGCTCACGTCGCTCGCCGGCTATCAGGGCGCCTCCCCCGTGCGCGTCGGCAACGCGGCGAGCGAGCAGTTCCAGGCCGACGTGATCGGCGAGGTCATGCTCGCATTCTCCGCGGCGCGCGACGCGGGCCTCGAAGACAACGCCGTGTCGTGGGGTCTGCAGCGGGCGCTGCTCGGCCACCTCGAGAAGGTGTGGGCGGTGCCCGACCAGGGCATCTGGGAGATCCGCGGCGAAGCGCGCGCTTTCACGCACTCCCGAGCGATGTCGTGGGCCGCGTTCGACCGCGGAGTCGAGGCCGTCGAGAAGCACGGGCTGCACGGGCCCGCCCGCCGGTGGGCGGAGCTGCGCGACAGCATCCGCCGCACCATCGATGAGAACCATGTCGACAAGGCGACGGGGGCGTTCGTGCAGTACGCGGGCGCGGTGCATGTGGATGCCGCACTGCTGCAGCTTCCCCAGATCGGCTTCTGCGAGCCCGACGACCCGCGCATGCTTGCGACGGTCGCGCAGATCGAGGCCGAGTTGGTGCACGACGGATTCGTCGACCGCTATGTCTCGGGAAGCGGGGTCGACGGGCTGCCGGCCGGCGAGAACCCGTTCACCGCCTGCTCGCTGTGGCTCGCCGAGCAGTACGCGCGCTCGGGCCGCCGCGACGACGCCGTCGCGCTCATCGACCGGGTCGCAGGGATCGCGAACGACCTCGGGCTCTTGTCGGAGGAGTACGACCCGGTCGCGAAGCGC